One genomic window of Eggerthella timonensis includes the following:
- a CDS encoding DegV family protein gives MIKILTDSVASIPADVAREAGIDVVTLFVNREGTEYADAEMDLDEFYADIYDMVDNIPTSSQPSQLVLESLFEETAKAGDEVLGIFISSELSGTYEGAVRAARAVKARNIDFSYVIIDSTSCGYDEAWPVFDAVAARDAGEDLAGCAAAALEGVASTRFLFTPETLTFLQRGGRIGNAAALLGNLIQLAPVLTVSDGKASTFAKVRTRKKALDKIVSTFKSDVEQHGLKHVVVHYIGDKAPAVEWAREVIEPLIGRSVSVLPVSPVIGLHVGPAVGIAYECASSLAGKLSGPAQARACAS, from the coding sequence ATGATCAAGATACTCACCGATTCGGTCGCTTCCATTCCCGCCGACGTGGCGCGCGAGGCCGGCATCGACGTGGTCACGCTGTTCGTGAACCGCGAGGGCACCGAGTACGCGGACGCCGAGATGGACCTCGACGAGTTCTACGCCGACATCTACGACATGGTGGACAACATCCCCACGTCCAGCCAGCCGTCCCAGCTCGTGCTGGAGAGCCTGTTCGAGGAGACGGCGAAGGCGGGCGACGAGGTGCTGGGCATCTTCATCTCGTCGGAGCTGTCCGGAACCTACGAGGGCGCCGTGCGCGCCGCCCGCGCCGTGAAGGCGCGCAACATCGACTTCTCCTACGTCATCATCGACTCCACCTCGTGCGGATACGACGAGGCGTGGCCGGTGTTCGATGCCGTCGCCGCGCGCGATGCGGGCGAGGATCTCGCCGGCTGCGCCGCCGCTGCGCTCGAGGGCGTGGCGTCCACCCGCTTCCTGTTCACGCCCGAGACGCTCACGTTCCTGCAACGGGGCGGGCGCATCGGCAACGCGGCCGCGCTCTTGGGCAACCTCATCCAGCTGGCTCCCGTGCTCACGGTGAGCGACGGCAAGGCCTCGACGTTCGCGAAAGTGCGCACGCGCAAGAAGGCGCTCGACAAGATCGTGTCGACGTTCAAGAGCGACGTCGAGCAGCACGGCTTGAAGCACGTCGTGGTGCACTACATCGGCGACAAGGCGCCGGCCGTCGAGTGGGCGCGCGAGGTCATCGAGCCGCTCATCGGGCGCTCGGTGAGCGTGCTGCCGGTGAGCCCCGTCATCGGCCTGCACGTGGGGCCGGCCGTGGGGATAGCCTACGAGTGCGCGAGCTCGTTGGCCGGCAAGCTCTCCGGCCCGGCTCAGGCGCGCGCCTGCGCGTCCTAG
- a CDS encoding DegV family protein, whose protein sequence is MQHQCNLIIDSCCDLPHEVVDREGVELIEFPYVMSDGEHADDLYQTSTAHDFYQAMRNGEEPTTAQVPVPVFRDAFERAIESGVPTVFLSFSSGLSGSFDAAALVHEQLMAEHPDAELYIVDTCLASVAEALLVYEALRQRDNGMTALELARWAEEARYFVDAEFMVDDLEALRRGGRIPSSVAYAGSKLDVKPLLTITTDGKLSLAGVARGRKKGIKQLAEYYNKRKADSRPGRCVVIGNADCPKDAARLQEALGKTDDSILFLESSIGPVIGSHVGPDMIAVVFWGNDKREELSVADRIAKKVKGGE, encoded by the coding sequence ATGCAGCATCAGTGCAACCTCATCATCGATTCGTGCTGCGACCTGCCGCATGAGGTCGTCGATCGGGAAGGCGTCGAGCTCATCGAGTTCCCCTACGTCATGAGCGACGGGGAGCACGCCGACGATCTGTACCAAACCTCGACGGCGCACGACTTCTACCAGGCGATGCGCAACGGCGAAGAGCCCACCACGGCGCAGGTGCCCGTGCCCGTGTTCCGCGACGCGTTCGAGCGCGCCATCGAAAGCGGCGTGCCCACCGTGTTCCTCAGCTTCTCCAGCGGGCTGTCCGGCAGCTTCGACGCAGCCGCGCTCGTGCACGAGCAGCTGATGGCCGAGCACCCCGATGCCGAGCTGTACATCGTGGACACGTGCCTGGCCTCGGTGGCCGAGGCGCTGCTGGTGTACGAGGCGCTGCGGCAGCGCGACAACGGCATGACGGCGCTCGAGCTGGCGCGCTGGGCCGAGGAGGCGCGCTACTTCGTGGACGCCGAGTTCATGGTGGACGACCTCGAGGCGCTGCGCCGAGGGGGCCGCATCCCCAGCTCGGTGGCGTACGCGGGCTCGAAGCTGGACGTGAAGCCGCTGTTGACCATCACCACCGACGGCAAGCTGTCGCTGGCGGGCGTGGCGCGCGGGCGCAAGAAGGGCATCAAGCAGCTGGCCGAGTACTACAACAAGCGCAAGGCCGACTCGCGGCCGGGCCGCTGCGTGGTCATCGGCAACGCCGACTGCCCGAAGGACGCCGCGCGTTTGCAGGAAGCGCTCGGCAAAACCGACGACAGCATCCTGTTTCTGGAGAGCAGCATCGGGCCGGTCATCGGCAGCCACGTGGGGCCGGACATGATCGCGGTGGTGTTCTGGGGCAACGACAAGCGCGAGGAGCTGTCGGTTGCCGACCGCATCGCGAAGAAGGTCAAGGGCGGCGAATAG
- a CDS encoding radical SAM protein codes for MSVERLAAMCLELQEQGALNINFVTPTHYAPEARAAVVLARARGLGLPVVWNTSGYETVAAVRANAGTVDAYLTDFKYADAELARRYSQAPDYPDVALAALEAMAEEAGMPTFDEVDVAPRLTGGVVVRHLMLPGALEDSKRVVRLVHERFGDSVLLSLMNQYTPVLADAAEAGDARASATLRRCPELARRVPDEEYERLLDFADELGVGDYFWQQGGAAEDSFIPPFDLTGVREPSGAQG; via the coding sequence GTGAGCGTCGAGCGCCTCGCCGCGATGTGCCTCGAGCTGCAGGAGCAGGGCGCCCTCAACATCAACTTCGTCACGCCGACGCACTACGCCCCCGAGGCGCGCGCGGCCGTCGTCCTGGCGCGGGCCCGCGGGCTGGGGCTGCCCGTCGTGTGGAACACCTCCGGGTACGAGACGGTCGCCGCCGTGCGGGCGAACGCGGGCACGGTGGACGCGTACCTTACCGACTTCAAGTACGCCGATGCCGAGCTGGCGCGCCGCTACTCGCAGGCGCCCGACTACCCCGATGTCGCGCTCGCCGCGCTCGAGGCGATGGCGGAGGAGGCGGGGATGCCGACGTTCGACGAGGTCGATGTCGCGCCGCGCCTGACGGGCGGCGTCGTCGTGCGCCATCTCATGCTGCCGGGCGCGCTCGAGGACTCGAAGCGCGTCGTGCGGCTCGTGCACGAGCGCTTCGGCGATTCGGTGCTGCTGTCGCTCATGAACCAGTACACGCCCGTGCTGGCCGATGCGGCCGAAGCGGGCGACGCGCGCGCGTCCGCGACGCTGCGCCGCTGCCCCGAGCTTGCTCGACGCGTGCCCGACGAGGAGTACGAGCGCCTGCTGGACTTCGCCGACGAGCTGGGCGTCGGGGACTACTTCTGGCAGCAGGGCGGCGCCGCCGAGGACAGCTTCATCCCTCCGTTCGACCTGACCGGAGTTCGAGAGCCGAGCGGCGCACAGGGGTGA
- a CDS encoding TIGR03915 family putative DNA repair protein, with amino-acid sequence MKGSPRPDDAPVAAEEPLADVAYCHDGTLEGLLSAVFEAYARREDPQDVASADVLQPRLGQTVRVIETNEQHAVRVRRGLRRRCGDAAYDAVKHASLSDHPDAGTIVYRFIRYAMAQSRGGRTRRNVLNDLAHPAVQPLHRLERSVLNERHRMLQFLRFEHLENGVWFARCNPAASVIPLLMNWFSGRFNTQPFIIFDEAHNVAGVYGGSDWYLVEAQHVDLPDRASEERLMQQAWKRFYDTVAVEARYNPELRRQFMPKRFWKNLTEMQEDLPGTEISPR; translated from the coding sequence ATGAAAGGCTCGCCTCGGCCCGACGATGCCCCCGTCGCCGCGGAAGAGCCCCTCGCCGACGTGGCGTACTGCCACGACGGCACGCTCGAGGGGCTGCTGTCGGCCGTGTTCGAAGCGTACGCGCGCCGCGAGGACCCGCAGGACGTCGCCTCCGCGGACGTGCTGCAGCCGCGCCTCGGGCAGACCGTGCGCGTCATCGAGACGAACGAGCAGCACGCCGTGCGCGTTCGGCGCGGACTGAGGCGCCGCTGCGGCGACGCGGCCTACGACGCCGTCAAGCACGCCTCGCTCAGCGACCACCCCGACGCCGGCACCATCGTCTACCGTTTCATCCGCTACGCCATGGCGCAGAGCCGCGGAGGGCGGACGCGCCGCAACGTGCTGAACGACCTCGCGCACCCCGCCGTCCAGCCGCTCCATCGCCTCGAGCGCTCCGTCCTGAACGAGCGCCACCGGATGCTGCAGTTCCTCCGCTTCGAACACCTGGAGAACGGCGTCTGGTTCGCGCGCTGCAACCCTGCGGCCTCGGTCATCCCCCTGCTCATGAACTGGTTCAGCGGGCGCTTCAACACGCAGCCGTTCATCATCTTCGACGAGGCGCACAACGTCGCCGGCGTGTACGGGGGCTCCGACTGGTACCTCGTGGAGGCGCAGCACGTCGACCTTCCCGATCGCGCGTCCGAAGAGCGGCTCATGCAGCAGGCTTGGAAGCGCTTCTACGACACCGTCGCCGTGGAGGCTCGCTACAATCCCGAGCTGCGCCGTCAGTTCATGCCCAAGCGCTTCTGGAAGAACCTCACCGAGATGCAGGAAGACCTCCCCGGCACCGAGATCTCCCCGCGATAG
- a CDS encoding helix-turn-helix transcriptional regulator: MHNLQLKSLRKQAGYDTQADLAHVLGANPRTYASWEREEVGLSLNEARRIADVLDCSIDELAGRTWPENRFADERQNEINRLYEQLDEARKAFLLDAVKGLAAAMQQPAAKIS; the protein is encoded by the coding sequence ATGCACAACCTGCAACTGAAGAGTCTCCGCAAACAAGCAGGGTACGACACGCAAGCCGACCTCGCTCACGTCCTTGGCGCAAACCCTCGCACCTATGCTTCATGGGAGCGTGAAGAAGTGGGGCTGTCGCTCAACGAGGCCCGCCGCATCGCCGATGTCCTCGATTGCTCCATCGACGAACTAGCAGGCCGAACATGGCCCGAGAACCGTTTCGCAGACGAACGCCAAAACGAGATCAACCGACTCTACGAACAGCTCGACGAGGCGCGCAAGGCGTTTCTACTCGACGCCGTGAAGGGGCTTGCCGCCGCCATGCAGCAGCCGGCCGCTAAGATTTCTTGA
- a CDS encoding putative DNA modification/repair radical SAM protein, with protein MDLVGKLEILADAAKYDVACTSSGIDRDAQKGKLGNTLAAGCCHSFAADGRCITLLKVLMTNVCVYDCAYCVNRVSNEVPRAAFKPRELADLTIAFYRRNYIEGLFLSSGVIRNPDYTTELMIQTLAILREEHGFRGYIHAKAVPGTSPELVQQLGHLADRMSVNMELPSQKSLQLLAPEKDKQRIIAPMRQIRDNIAVDKDTRALVRKQTTYMKQIRPKKKERAFVPAGQSTQMIVGASPESDFQILNLSAALYRTLSLKRVFFSAYTPVNDDKRLPGTDAIQLNREHRLYQADWLLRFYRFDVTEIIDEDNPFLDPDLDPKANWAINHLDFFPVEVNTAPLEALLRVPGIGVRGANLIVRARRTTSLREPELRKLGIAYKRARFFITCSGGYAGQGVDFSREGLRAQLAAPIKGGNHGRRADKTTPGQMSLFESVETPEKARIAGGAPARELAPAAPTAADGVYGWQRALEMPEAVCA; from the coding sequence ATGGACTTGGTTGGCAAGCTCGAAATCCTCGCCGATGCCGCGAAATACGACGTGGCGTGCACGTCGTCGGGCATCGACCGCGACGCGCAAAAGGGCAAGCTGGGCAACACGCTGGCCGCCGGATGCTGCCACAGCTTCGCGGCCGACGGGCGCTGCATCACGCTGCTCAAGGTGCTCATGACGAACGTCTGCGTGTACGATTGCGCCTACTGCGTGAACCGCGTGTCGAACGAGGTGCCGCGCGCCGCGTTCAAGCCGCGCGAGCTGGCCGACCTCACCATCGCGTTCTACCGCCGCAACTACATCGAGGGCCTGTTCCTCAGCTCGGGCGTCATCCGCAACCCCGACTACACCACCGAGCTCATGATCCAGACGCTCGCCATCCTGCGCGAGGAGCACGGCTTCCGCGGCTACATCCACGCGAAGGCGGTGCCCGGCACCTCGCCCGAGCTCGTGCAGCAGCTGGGGCACCTGGCCGATCGCATGAGCGTGAACATGGAGCTGCCCTCCCAGAAGAGCCTGCAGCTGCTCGCGCCCGAGAAGGACAAGCAGCGCATCATCGCGCCCATGCGCCAGATCCGCGACAACATCGCCGTGGACAAGGACACCCGGGCGCTCGTGCGCAAGCAGACCACCTACATGAAGCAGATCCGCCCCAAGAAGAAGGAGCGCGCCTTCGTGCCCGCCGGCCAGTCCACGCAGATGATCGTCGGCGCCTCCCCCGAGAGCGACTTCCAGATCCTCAACCTATCGGCCGCGCTGTACCGTACGCTGTCGCTCAAGCGCGTGTTCTTCAGCGCCTACACCCCCGTGAACGACGACAAGCGCCTGCCCGGCACCGACGCCATCCAGCTCAACCGCGAGCACCGGCTCTACCAGGCGGACTGGCTGCTGCGCTTCTACCGCTTCGACGTGACCGAGATCATCGACGAGGACAACCCGTTCCTCGATCCCGACCTCGACCCGAAGGCGAACTGGGCCATCAACCACCTCGACTTCTTCCCGGTGGAGGTGAACACGGCCCCGCTCGAGGCGCTGCTGCGCGTGCCCGGCATCGGCGTGCGCGGGGCGAACCTCATCGTGCGGGCGCGGCGCACGACCAGCCTTCGCGAGCCGGAGCTGCGCAAGCTCGGCATCGCCTACAAGCGCGCCCGCTTCTTCATCACGTGCAGCGGGGGCTACGCGGGCCAGGGAGTCGACTTCTCCCGCGAGGGGCTGCGCGCGCAGCTGGCAGCGCCCATCAAGGGCGGCAACCACGGCCGCCGCGCCGACAAGACCACGCCGGGGCAGATGAGCCTGTTCGAGAGCGTCGAGACGCCCGAGAAGGCGCGCATCGCCGGGGGCGCGCCCGCGCGCGAGCTCGCCCCCGCCGCCCCGACGGCGGCCGACGGGGTCTACGGGTGGCAGCGCGCCCTCGAAATGCCGGAAGCAGTGTGCGCATGA
- a CDS encoding NAD(P)-binding domain-containing protein: MELSFVYSGNEGVGAMVTARLEAAGCTRTEDVAHAEAIITYCTSQTALEDAYFDEEGLVQAAGKGALLIDLSASTPSFARELNAVAVVSDLMSVEAPLVVVDVARADAFGDRDNLVCFVGGDEEAVDEARPVLEAIAGTVQDTGGAGSAQLARAAYTLQTTAQVISAVEADALYRAVRRSSASLDQAVERVGAATPVAEQVLAAVNTGRFDGTYTVEMFMAELSAALTAADDVDLILPQAEACLHLLELLAVIGGADKAPSALALVYGEEKACAEQGLDWTRAEQAYGDASEGFEELDDGCGHDHDHGHDHGSYPDYPGYGAYSAN; encoded by the coding sequence ATGGAACTTTCGTTCGTATACTCCGGCAACGAGGGGGTGGGCGCCATGGTGACGGCCCGTCTCGAGGCCGCCGGCTGCACGCGCACCGAGGACGTTGCGCATGCCGAGGCCATCATCACGTACTGCACGTCGCAGACGGCGCTCGAGGACGCGTACTTCGACGAGGAAGGGCTCGTGCAGGCGGCGGGCAAGGGCGCGCTGCTCATCGACCTGTCGGCGTCGACGCCGAGCTTCGCGCGCGAGCTGAACGCCGTTGCCGTGGTGAGCGACCTCATGTCGGTGGAAGCGCCGCTCGTGGTGGTCGACGTGGCGCGCGCCGACGCGTTCGGCGACCGCGACAACCTCGTGTGCTTCGTCGGCGGAGACGAGGAGGCCGTGGACGAGGCGCGCCCCGTGCTCGAGGCGATCGCCGGCACGGTGCAGGACACGGGCGGGGCGGGCTCGGCGCAGCTCGCGCGCGCCGCGTACACGCTGCAGACGACGGCGCAGGTGATCTCGGCCGTGGAAGCCGACGCGCTGTACCGCGCCGTACGCCGCTCGTCGGCGTCGCTCGACCAGGCCGTTGAGCGCGTGGGCGCCGCGACGCCCGTGGCCGAGCAGGTGCTGGCCGCGGTGAACACGGGCCGCTTCGACGGCACGTACACGGTGGAGATGTTCATGGCCGAGCTGTCCGCCGCGCTGACGGCGGCCGACGACGTGGACCTCATCCTTCCGCAGGCCGAGGCGTGCCTGCACCTGCTGGAGCTGCTGGCCGTCATCGGCGGCGCCGACAAAGCGCCCTCGGCGCTGGCGCTCGTGTACGGCGAGGAGAAGGCGTGCGCCGAGCAGGGCCTCGACTGGACCCGCGCCGAGCAGGCCTACGGCGACGCGTCCGAAGGCTTCGAGGAGCTGGACGACGGCTGCGGGCACGACCACGACCACGGGCACGATCACGGCTCCTATCCCGACTATCCCGGCTACGGCGCGTACTCGGCCAACTGA